In Cryptosporangium minutisporangium, the following proteins share a genomic window:
- a CDS encoding TetR/AcrR family transcriptional regulator → MPHREAAQGAIAQRRRDEIVGAALEIFAERGYHATGIADIAAVLNIGHGTFYRYFRNKRDIVSHVLVHVLERLNDTIRDENAAAADTLDECRAQFARVAEKLFAVFTEEPALGRFFFAEALGVDRDFTRALTAGLNTFGGVTQAYLANGVAKGFLRADLDVGVTARSINGMILAAAIDAFDSRDPEKVRTRWLAAAPDLILRGIKA, encoded by the coding sequence ATGCCACACCGTGAGGCCGCGCAGGGTGCCATTGCCCAACGGCGTCGTGACGAGATCGTCGGGGCAGCGCTGGAGATCTTCGCCGAGCGCGGTTACCACGCCACCGGCATCGCCGATATCGCCGCCGTCCTGAACATCGGGCACGGAACGTTCTACCGCTACTTCCGGAACAAGCGAGACATCGTCAGCCACGTGCTCGTCCATGTGCTGGAGCGGCTCAACGACACGATCCGCGACGAGAACGCGGCCGCCGCCGACACGCTGGACGAGTGCCGGGCGCAGTTCGCGCGGGTCGCCGAGAAGCTGTTCGCGGTGTTCACCGAGGAGCCGGCGCTCGGCCGCTTCTTCTTCGCCGAGGCGCTGGGGGTCGATCGGGATTTCACCCGAGCGCTGACGGCGGGGCTGAACACGTTCGGCGGCGTCACCCAGGCCTATCTGGCCAACGGCGTCGCGAAAGGCTTCCTCCGCGCCGACCTCGACGTCGGGGTCACCGCCCGCTCGATCAACGGCATGATCCTCGCCGCCGCGATCGACGCGTTCGACTCCCGCGACCCCGAAAAGGTCCGCACCCGCTGGCTAGCCGCCGCTCCCGACCTCATCCTCCGCGGCATCAAGGCATAA